One Elaeis guineensis isolate ETL-2024a chromosome 10, EG11, whole genome shotgun sequence genomic window carries:
- the LOC105053242 gene encoding GDT1-like protein 5 produces MGLSLIEGFTKSLAMTVLSEIGDKTFFAAAILAMRYPRRLVLAGCLMALIVMTILSALLGWAAPNLISRKWTHHVTTVLFFIFGFWSLWEGFTEDGEVEELKEVEAKLDADWKAGTGGTNGGSKGDNDLKKQQRPFLTQFFSPIFLKAFSISFFGEWGDKSQIATIGLAADEHPFGVVLGGIMAQALCTTAAVLGGKSLASQISEKMVALSSGVLFLVFGLHSFLSVES; encoded by the exons ATGGGGCTGTCTCTAATCGAG GGCTTTACCAAATCGCTTGCAATGACCGTGCTATCAGAGATTGGAGACAAGACTTTCTTTGCAGCTGCG ATCTTGGCAATGCGCTATCCAAGGAGGCTTGTCTTAGCAGGTTGTTTAATGGCCTTAATT GTGATGACCATCTTATCTGCCTTGCTTGGTTGGGCTGCACCAAATCTG ATTTCTCGCAAATGGACGCACCATGTGACAACTGTGTTGTTCTTTATATTTGGATTTTGGTCTTTATGGGAAGGATTTACAGAAGATGG GGAAGTTGAAGAGCTGAAGGAAGTGGAGGCGAAACTG GATGCTGACTGGAAAGCTGGCACAGGTGGCACCAATGGAGGTTCTAAG GGGGATAATGATTTAAAGAAACAACAGAGACCATTTCTGACACAGTTCTTCTCACCCATATTTCTGAAG GCATTTTCCATTAGTTTCTTTGGTGAGTGGGGTGATAAGAGTCAG ATTGCTACAATTGGTTTGGCTGCTGATGAACACCCATTCGGTGTGGTTCTTGGGGGCATCAT GGCACAGGCATTGTGTACTACAGCAGCTGTTCTTGGTGGAAAGAGCTTGGCATCCCAAATATCTGAGAAGATG GTTGCACTCTCCAGTGGGGTACTTTTCTTAGTATTTGGCCTCCACTCCTTCCTGTCAGTAGAGTCTTGA